From Pararhodobacter zhoushanensis, the proteins below share one genomic window:
- a CDS encoding adenosylcobinamide-GDP ribazoletransferase, translating to MRGARAALAFLTRLPAGALESADFARAPGWFAAIGLLIGGLTAVIWWLAALVWPPVIAAIIAVAAGLLLTGALHEDGLADTFDGLGSGRPRERALEIMRDSRIGSYGTLALGLALAVRVATLAALGPFAPVALIAGQSLSRGAWP from the coding sequence ATGCGAGGCGCGCGCGCAGCTCTGGCATTTCTGACGCGGCTGCCTGCGGGCGCACTTGAGAGTGCCGATTTTGCCCGTGCGCCGGGCTGGTTTGCGGCGATTGGTCTGCTGATTGGTGGGCTCACGGCAGTGATCTGGTGGTTGGCTGCGCTGGTCTGGCCGCCGGTCATCGCTGCGATCATCGCCGTCGCGGCGGGATTGCTGCTGACCGGGGCGCTGCATGAGGACGGGTTGGCCGACACGTTCGACGGTCTCGGCTCGGGCCGTCCGCGCGAGCGCGCGCTGGAAATCATGCGCGACAGCCGGATCGGCAGCTATGGCACCCTGGCGTTGGGACTGGCGCTTGCTGTCCGTGTGGCAACGCTTGCCGCGTTGGGGCCGTTTGCGCCCGTTGCCTTGATCGCGGGTCAGAGCCTCAGTCGGGGGGCATGGCCCTGA
- the cobT gene encoding nicotinate-nucleotide--dimethylbenzimidazole phosphoribosyltransferase — MIDTLAARIRQTIDAKTKPLGSLGQIETLAETIALLQETTEPTMRNCTLVIFAADHGIALEGVSAFPQVVTGQMVLTFLSGGAAANVFATVNGVTLKVVDSGVAGKPMSHPQLIDRRLGAGTASFLTGPAMSAAQAQLALDHGAACAREAEGDALAFGEMGIANTATASALAHKLTGLPLADLIGRGTGLDDAGVQRKLAILTRAVARTGALTPQEAMAEYGGFEINMIAGAMLETARQRRVVIVDGFIATAAAVLATKLEPESRSAMVFAHHSHEAGHTALLNVLDAKPLLALDMRLGEGTGALLAWPLLKAAAAMMTDMASFEAAGVSNKD; from the coding sequence TTGATCGATACTCTCGCCGCGCGCATCCGTCAGACCATCGACGCAAAGACCAAACCGCTGGGATCGCTGGGGCAAATAGAAACCCTCGCCGAAACCATTGCGTTGTTGCAAGAAACCACCGAACCCACGATGCGCAACTGCACGCTGGTCATCTTTGCTGCGGACCACGGCATTGCGCTTGAAGGTGTGTCGGCTTTTCCTCAGGTCGTCACTGGCCAGATGGTCCTGACTTTCCTGTCCGGCGGTGCGGCGGCGAATGTGTTCGCCACGGTGAACGGTGTGACGCTCAAGGTTGTGGATTCCGGCGTCGCGGGCAAGCCGATGTCGCATCCCCAGCTTATTGACCGACGCCTTGGCGCCGGTACCGCCAGCTTTCTGACGGGCCCGGCTATGAGCGCGGCACAGGCACAGTTGGCGCTGGACCATGGCGCCGCCTGCGCGCGCGAGGCAGAGGGTGACGCGCTCGCTTTTGGCGAAATGGGCATCGCCAACACGGCAACGGCAAGCGCATTGGCGCATAAGCTGACCGGGCTGCCGCTCGCGGATCTGATCGGCCGCGGAACCGGGCTGGACGACGCGGGCGTTCAACGCAAACTCGCCATCCTGACCCGGGCCGTTGCGCGGACCGGTGCGCTGACACCCCAAGAGGCTATGGCCGAATACGGCGGGTTTGAGATCAACATGATCGCCGGCGCGATGCTGGAAACCGCGCGCCAGCGTCGGGTGGTGATCGTGGATGGCTTCATCGCCACCGCCGCAGCGGTTCTGGCGACCAAGCTCGAACCCGAGTCGCGCAGCGCCATGGTCTTCGCGCATCACTCGCATGAAGCTGGCCATACCGCCTTGCTCAACGTGCTCGACGCCAAACCCTTGCTGGCGCTGGACATGCGGTTGGGAGAGGGGACCGGTGCCCTGTTGGCCTGGCCGTTGCTGAAAGCTGCCGCGGCGATGATGACCGATATGGCCAGTTTTGAGGCCGCCGGGGTCTCGAACAAGGACTGA
- a CDS encoding adenosylcobinamide-GDP ribazoletransferase yields MALMLRVGPYVRAAGSGTGMTGPLGATRWPLIAVLLAAVALTGTTLGWALVPALGGLIAAQALIRAWALKRLGGLTGDVLGAAQVLGDLGFLLGVLAWR; encoded by the coding sequence ATGGCCCTGATGCTGCGCGTCGGGCCCTATGTGCGTGCCGCAGGGTCGGGCACTGGAATGACCGGGCCGCTGGGCGCGACCCGCTGGCCGCTGATCGCAGTGCTGCTTGCGGCGGTCGCGCTGACGGGCACGACGCTCGGCTGGGCGCTGGTTCCGGCTTTGGGCGGGTTGATCGCCGCGCAAGCGTTGATCCGCGCCTGGGCCCTCAAGCGGCTGGGCGGGTTGACTGGTGACGTGCTGGGCGCGGCGCAGGTGTTGGGTGATTTGGGCTTTTTGTTGGGGGTTTTAGCATGGCGTTAA
- the cobC gene encoding alpha-ribazole phosphatase, which yields MALILLRHTRPERAEGTCYGRTDMQLDDSFAAEAARIAAELPDVTRILSSPLSRCHRLAQAVAQTRGLPVELDERLIEMDFGAWENTPWDAIPRDQLDDWMRDFLGARPHGGESVQQLYDRVAAALSDAAQGPGPALVVTHAGVIKAAKTARGDENGWQSDIAFGGWVQVDWA from the coding sequence ATGGCGTTAATACTTTTGCGTCACACTCGACCGGAACGGGCCGAGGGAACCTGCTATGGGCGCACTGACATGCAACTGGACGACAGCTTTGCGGCCGAGGCCGCGCGCATCGCCGCGGAACTGCCTGACGTAACGCGCATTCTGTCCTCGCCCCTGTCGCGCTGTCACCGCCTTGCGCAGGCCGTGGCGCAAACCCGCGGCCTGCCGGTCGAACTGGATGAACGTCTGATCGAGATGGATTTCGGCGCGTGGGAGAACACGCCCTGGGATGCCATCCCGCGTGATCAACTCGACGACTGGATGCGCGATTTTCTGGGCGCACGGCCGCATGGGGGCGAGTCGGTGCAGCAACTCTATGACCGCGTCGCTGCGGCGCTGAGCGATGCGGCTCAGGGCCCCGGGCCTGCCTTGGTCGTCACGCATGCGGGGGTTATCAAGGCCGCGAAAACGGCGCGCGGCGATGAAAACGGCTGGCAAAGCGACATTGCCTTTGGCGGCTGGGTACAGGTGGACTGGGCATGA